In Mytilus edulis chromosome 13, xbMytEdul2.2, whole genome shotgun sequence, a single window of DNA contains:
- the LOC139500340 gene encoding uncharacterized protein has translation MVQRRAARFVTSTYSREPGTVTNILQTLGWPTLATRRQGARLILLYKILHGEASVIIPDYIRRPTVTTRQYHRDRFSRVSTSTDAYKYSFIPRTIVDWNQLPECAIQAPTTVAFRVCVWQFLA, from the coding sequence ATGGTACAACGAAGAGCTGCCCGATTTGTAACATCAACCTATTCTCGGGAACCAGGAACTGTAACCAACATCCTACAGACACTTGGCTGGCCAACATTAGCAACACGCAGACAAGGAGCCAGGCTCATACTCCTTTATAAGATCCTACATGGTGAAGCATCAGTCATTATTCCAGATTACATCAGAAGACCAACTGTAACAACCCGACAATACCACAGAGACAGGTTTTCCAGAGTCAGCACTTCAACGGATGCCTATAAATACAGTTTCATCCCAAGAACAATTGTTGACTGGAACCAACTACCTGAATGTGCCATCCAAGCTCCCACAACAGTCGCCTTCCGGGTCTGTGTGTGGCAGTTCCTGGCGTAA
- the LOC139502141 gene encoding uncharacterized protein, whose product MVKETTTLGDGRSADSFRPQDIQVPNIVVWESTRQVQNWELAYVSEKIAEQPKNQWRIRQQMETIYGRQKLEYLEDRDRALKGEVFYTCLLKWRRQQENGLAQICKLAQLLRETGFLEVAESLQP is encoded by the exons atggtaaaagagacaacaacattGGGAGATGGGAGATCTGCAGATTCGTTCAGACCACAAGATATCCAAGTACCTAATATAGTTGTTTGGG AATCTACAAGACAGGTACAGAATTGGGAATTAGCCTATGTATCAGAAAAAATAGCAGAACAACCTAAAAACCAATGGAGAATTAGACAACAGA tGGAAACAATATATGGAAGACAGAAATTAGAATATTTAGAAGACAGAGATCGAGCATTAAAAGGAGAAGTGTTTTACACATGTTTACTGAAGTGGAGAAGACAACAAGAAAATGGACTTGCTCAAATATGCAAATTAGCACAGCTTCTCAGAGAGACAGGGTTTCTGGAGGTTGCAGAATCACTACAGCCTTGA